Within Bacteroidota bacterium, the genomic segment ATGGTTGCGCTGCTACGCGCCGTAAATATCAAAGCCAATCCCGTACTGATCAGTACGCGGGGCCATGGCCGCGTGAAAAAAGAGTATCCACTGCTCACCCAGTTTAACTACCTGATTGCCCAGGCGGATGCCGGTGGCTACCTGTATTTCCTGGATGCGACCGAAGAAAATAGTCCGTTTGATGCCCTCCCTGAACGGGCATTAAACAGTGCCGGCTGGATGGTAGCTGAAAACAGAGACGAATGGATCCCCGTGAAATCCAACTTGAAATACATGCAGCTGAATGCACTGGAAGGGAAAATGAATCCGGACGGCTCTGTTAACTTTGATTTGAGTAGCTCTAATGGGGGATACCGCGCGCTCGAGCTTCGCAATGCCCTGGAGGGAAGTGATCAAAGTGAGTTTGTGTTGGAAAATATCATCGAAAAAACGGGTGAGTTTGAACTCAGTGACATCGCAATTGCAAACACCGACAGCCTCAGCAAACCCTTAAATGTTGATGTCGGGGTGAAAATCAATAACTATGGTATGGTTGCCGGCGATTTTATTTACTTCAATCCCCACGCAGTAAGTACATGGGAAGAGAATCCGCTAAAGCTCCCCCAACGTACCTTCCCGGTTGATTTCAGCTTCCCGCGCGACTATGTGTATTCCTTCCGCATGGAAATACCGGAAGGCTACACCGTGCATGAGCAACCTGGTAACGTGAACTACCGATTGCCCCTGAAAGGCGGTGCATTTAGAAGAACCTGTATCACCGAAGGCAGCACCCTTGTTGTACAATCCCGTCTGACGTTGACCAATGCTACCTATTCACCCAAGGTATATGCTGAGTTGCAAGAAATGTATGACCGCATTGTGGCAGCTGAGGCAGATCAGGTTGTGCTCAAGAAAGTGGCACCCGGCACAGGGGACGAATAACCCATCTCTGCCAGCGTAAATCGTGCCTTGTAAGGTCATCTACTGATATAGATTATTCTTGATCACTCCATGAGAAAACTATTCTTTTGTCTGGTAGCCTTGAGCCTGACGGCTGTGCAGACGTATGCACAGGAAGTACCGGCGGGTATCGACGATTCGTTTAGCATAACATCGATGAACCCAATGATGTTATTGAGTCAGGCAGACGCTGTTATTCGACTGGACAACCAGCAGTTTGAAGTAAAGCGTAGGGGGAAAGCGGTATGGCGAGTGCACCGCGTTGTCACCATTTTTAATAAGGAAGGACGGGACCACGGCTTTATCGGCTATGGCTACGACAAATTCCGAAAACCAAAAAAACTGGCTGCGCAAATCAGGAATGCGGAGGGCAAGGTCATCCGCAAGCTGAAGAAGGATGAAATTGAGGATTACAGCGCGATTGCGAATTTCTCCCTGTACGATGATAGCCGCGTGCGTATCGCCCGGTTGGAGCACAGCACGTATCCCTATACGGTTGAATACTGGTACGAGATGGAATTTAATGGGTACATTTCCTGGCCCTCCTGGGACCCCGAAGGCCTGGGGGCATCGGTTGAACATTCCCGGTTTGAAGTGGAAGCGCCGGCAGACATCAATGTACGCTACCGCTCGGAAGGCACAGACATCGAACCCATCATCATAGACGGTGGCAAGACAAAAACGTACCGGTGGGAAGTAACTGCCTTGCGAAAGGAGACAGAAGATTTACTGGCGGCCCTGTCCATGGAGATTGTACCAGAATCCCAGGGAATCAGCGTGAAGATGGCGCCCGAAACTTTTGAGATCGAAGGGTCCGTGGGCGACTTTAAAAGTTGGGAGTCGTTTGGCTCCTGGTATTACAACCTGAATGCCGGCAGAGCTGTGTTGCCGGGGGTAAAAGAAGCTGAAGTGCGCAGGTTAGTCAACGGTATAACAGACACGGAAGAACGGGCAAAACGCATTTACGACTACTTCCAATCCTCTACACGGTATGTGAGCGTGCAGTTGGGTATTGGCGGCTGGCAGACCTTTGACGCATCGTACGTCGCTGAGCGGGGCTATGGCGATTGCAAAGCACTGACCAACTACCTCATGGCATTACTTGATGCTGCCGGCATCGCTTCGCAGCCGGCGCTGATTCAAAACAGCCGGCGGGGGAGTGACGTCGAGAAAGACTTCCCCAACAACGAATTCAACCATGTGATTCTGATGGTGCCTACGCCGGCAGACACGCTATGGCTGGAGGCCACCTCGCAGGTGATTCCTTTTGGTCGGATTGGCGCCGGCAACGAAGACCGGTACGCGCTTGCTGTGTCTGCTACCGGCGGTGAACTCGTGCGCACGCCGGCCTCCGCAGCTGCCGAGAATGCACAGGTCCGCCATGCCACGGTAACGCTTGATGAAGCCGGCAACGCTACCGGCGCAGTGAGCTTTACGTACAAAGGCAACCAGCAGCACCGCGTTACGCATACGCTTGTGAATGCATCGAGCCGCGATCAGATGGCGTGGTTACATGACATGCTGGACATTCCAAGCTTCAAAGTGGTCAGTGCTGACTTTAGCCAGGTGGAAGCTCGCTCACTAACTTCTAGCATTACAACAGACCTTGAGTTGCCTCGTTATGCTGCCCGAACCGGGTCTCGGATCTTTCTAACAACCAATTTGCTGGAGCGACACACCTATGTACCGCCAGACGACGAGCACCGCTCTACGCCGGTAAAGCTGTCTTATGCTTATCGGGATGAAGATGTGGTGACGTACAGCCTGCCCGCTGGCTACGCCATAGAAGCCATGCCGGAAGACTTGCTGCTGGAAACGTCATTTGCCCGCTATAGCGCCACGCACGAAGTAGATGGGAACACCCTCGTGTTCAAACGCATGCTGGAATTCACAGAGAAGGAAATAGATGCGTCGCTGTTCAACACCTACCGGGATTTCCTCATCGACGTAGCCAAATCCGGCCGCGCCCAGGTGGTGCTAGCGAAGCAGTAGGTCAGGTGTGGGCTTGACAGCAGGGACGTGAGAACAAACCTCGGTAAACGCAAAAGTCCGAACACAGCTTGACCTGTTTTCGGCTTTTGCGCAATGGCAATCTATTGCCTTGTACTGCTCGCGCAGAGATGTTTGATAAAGTAACCCAAGGACCAACCCTGTCTCACTTTACTAAACGGCTTAGGGGATAAGGTAAAGACTCCACCATTTCAATGTGCCATGATCCGCATTTGCCTTGTCTTTAATGGTAAGCTTCCAGGTGCCTTTTGCATTTTTTCCGGCAAAGGCAGAAAGAGGAGATACAGGTTTGAAATAGCCCGTGTAGGGTGGCTTACCTGCAGTGATGGCCTTTGCTGCACTATCACCAAATACAGTGCCTTGAATGCCGCCGGCGCTCCTGCCAGTACTGGAATGTTCAAACAACTTAACAGTTTGTCCATCTGGATGCTGGAGGTTAATTTCCAGATCACTTGTGTAGGGGTGCGATACATCCATGCGGACCAGGACGTCCGAGGTTGTCAAATTATCCTCTACTTGGGCAGTATATGTTTGTGTCGTATTGTCCTGAATCTCATTTCCAGTACCTGCCTCTCCGGCTACCGTTACAGCCCCGTTTTTTAGGCAAAAAATAACGAGATCCTCATTATGAAACTCCCCGATCTTTTGGGAGTCAGGTCCGATATCCCAGTTGTGAAAGGCATTGTCTTCTGAGCCGGTTTGAAATAAACGCCCTTTCAACCGTGCAACAAAGTTGTTCTTTTTGTTATTAGCCGTGACATTCAGATAGTTTACGCCATTCGACAAATTGAGTTGTTGGAGCACAGGGGGTTTGGCAGGGTTGCCGCCGATCTTGTGTGGGATGTGGTCTGCAGTGACAACTCTGCTGCCATTGAGGTCGACTTTTACGTCGTCGTCAACATCTGTAAATTTAATAAAAACATCCCCATCTGCTTTGTTGACAAAGTAGTCTGTATAGTCAGTGCCAGGTGCGGCAGACAGTGGGTTTGTTATTACACGCGTATGGTCAAGAAAAACCGTATGCGAAATGCCACCTATCCGAGTGATATCCCACTTCTCTAAAGAGAAACCATTACACGTTAAGCTGCCTTTCAACTGGGCCCATCCTGGGCCGTTGTGCGCTACAACCCGAACGGTGTTGTTTTCATTGGCTTTCCAATTTGAATCACTTGAAAGCTCATAGAGGAAAGGCGAGGTATCCGTTGAAGAATTCCCGTGACGCCAGACTTCAACACCATTCAATTCTACAACAATAAGGTCGTCAATTTTTGTGAAGGCAATCGTTGCCTTTTGTGGAGTGCTGCTCATTTTTTTCTTTGATTTAATGTTAATGAAATACATATGACGGCATCTGACTTTCCGTAGTTGGATGGGCGGAAATCGGAACCGAAGTGGTCTTGCCATTAGAACATCAAAACGAAAAAAAATGGCTCACCCGGGTGAAAAAAATTCTAGAGAAGGCAAGGGGATCATCGCTGAAAAATACACTGCTCAATATTGGGCTTGTTGCGTGAAATTGACTGAGGATCGAGCGTCAATGCCCTTTAAAGGGCGTTTTGTAGTCGCGTACCATGGGACCTGGATGAGCTTGCTAACATTGTTTTTGTCAGTTTTTAGCATTGAAAATTTGCTATGACTTGATGATCAAGGTATAGAGTTGTAGATTACCTGTATCATCCAGGTATAAATCAATTGCCATGCTAACACGTGAACTTGCCGGCGCCTCCGCCAAACCCCTTATTCTCTCGATTCTTGCTGACGGGGAGAGCTACGGATATGCGATTTTACAGCGCATCGAAAAACTCTCGTCCGGTGAATTGTCCTGGGACGATGGGACGCTTTATCCGGTACTTCATCGCCTTGAAAATCAGGGTCTCCTCATTTCCACATGGCGCAAGGCTGAGGATAGCCGCCGCCGAAGGAAATACTACAACATCACAGAAAAAGGTTTGCAAGCACTGGATCGCGAAAAGAATCAGTGGCTACGCGTTGATGCCGTTTTTGCCCAATTGTGGGGATTACAACCTCGTCTAACCTGATCTACTATGTCATTTGATCTGGAAAACTCCATTGCCGCCTGGCGCCGAGCTTATGAGGTTAATACGGCATTTTCTGACGAAGATGTCGAAGAGCTTGAGGGCAGTCTGCGAGATAGAATAGAGTCGCTCGTGAATCTGGGCAAAACAGAGAAGGATGCTTTTGGGATTGCTATAAAGCGTATCGGTTCTTCAAGTTCTTCGGAAAAAGAATACAAAAAAGTGTATTGGGGTAAGCTCAAACGCCAGCACAAACTCACCGATGAACTTAAATGGAGGGTTTCTATGCTGAAAAACTATATCAAAGTGGCCCTGCGAGCGCTACAACGTCAAAAAGGCTACAGCTTCTTGAATATCAGTGGTCTCTCAGTTGGCCTTGCGTGTGCATTTCTGCTTGTATTCTGGATCCAGGACGAACTGAGCTATGACCGTTTTCATGAAAACGGTGACCAGATCTACCGCGTCATGCGACACGCGCGTTTTAGTAATCAGGTATATACTGCAAACGACATCCCGTTGAAAGTCGCCCACGTGCTAGCGGATGAGTATCCCGAGGTGGAAAGCACGGTCCTTATGACCAGGCCTGAATACCTGTTGTTTAAACGGGGAGAACTGATGGCGAACGAAAATGGCCGGCATGCAGGGCCACAGTTCTTCGAAATGTTCTCTTGGGATCTAATCCGCGGAGAACCATCGCAGGTTCTAAAGGATCCATTGTCGATTGTCATTTCAGCATCTCTCGCAGAGAAATACTTTGGCAGTGATTGGGTAGAACGAGGAGACATTATCGGTAAGACCATTCATGTAGATAATCGGCAAGATTTTACCGTGACTGGTGTTTTTGATGACATTCCACTGAATTCGTCAACGCGTTTTGACTTTGTCCTTCCTATAGAGGACTACATTCGCCGTAGTAGCGGCCTCGATGCGTGGGATAACAGCAGTCTGCGACTTTTTATACAGCTGCGAGAAGAAACCAATGTGGCAGCCTTGGGCCAGAAGATTATTCGCATCCAGGATGATCATCTGGATCACAGTCAATTTCGAAGCGAGTTATTCCTGCAGTCCTACGAAGACCAGCATCTATATTCGAATTATGAAAACGGTGTACTCAGTGTTAGCCGCGTCGAATACAATATTCGCATTTTCGGTATTGTCGCTTTTATGGTTGTCCTGATTGCGTGCATCAATTTCATGAATTTGTCTACGGCGAGATCAGTAAACCGGTCGAAAGAAATTGGAGTCCGTAAGGCAATCGGCGCAGAAAGACGAGCGCTGATATGGCAATTTATGGGAGAGTCTATGCTCCTGGTTTTTGCAGGTGTCCTGCTTGCAATGGTGCTCGTCTTGGTTGCTCTGCCAGCATTTAATGGATTGACAGAGAAGAGTATAGATATTTCAGATCTTAGAGGGAGCACATTGCTTCTCTTTGCCGGGATCGGGACGTTAACGGCACTCATCGCCGGTACTTATCCAGCGCTATACCTTTCCTCATTCAGTGCTGTAAATATTTTGCGGGGCACATTCCGTCTCACCGGCGGCAGTGCACAATTACGAAAAGGCCTCGTCGTTTTTCAATTCTCAATGTCCATTTTACTGATAGTCGGCACGGTTACCATTTATCAACAAATCCGCTACATCAATTCAAAGCATTTAGGACTAGACCGGGAAAATATTGTTTATACGTATATGGAAGAGGGGATAGGTAAGCAGTTCAGCACTGTGAAAGAAGAACTGCTGCAGCGACCTGGAATTGTCTCCGTCACATCCGCCAGTGAAAATCCGCTAGAAGTGCGATCCAATACCCACAATTTCTCCTGGCCGGGTAAAGATCCAGATAGTGAAATTCCAGTCCATGTTATCTCAGCGAGTTTAGACTTCCTCGAGGTAATGAAGATGGAGCTTGTTACCGGGCGAGATTTTGATCCGGATTACGGTATGGAATCGACTAAATTTATCGTGAACGAGGAAGCGGTCCGGGCAATGGGGGATGATGATCCGATAGGCAAACAAATAAGCCTTTGGGGTGAAATGGGGGAAATCGTTGGTGTTGTCAAAGATTTTCATATGGCGTCTCTCTATGCCGAGATTAAACCAACAGTGATTCAGCATAGAACGGCCAGGTGGTTATTCCTCAGAACGGAGGCAGGACGTACACCGGAGGCAATAGCTGGTCTCAAAGAGGTTTACGACCAATTTGGTGCTGCGTACCCGCTTGAGTATCAATTCCTCGATGACAGTTTTCGTCAGGCCTATCATGGTGAATTGGTAATAGGTAAATTGGCCGGCTATTTCAGTGGATTTGCGTTGTTTATTGCCAGTCTGGGCCTGTTTGGCCTGGTTTCGTTTGTGGCTCAACAGCGCACGAGGGAGATGGGTATTAGAAAAGTTTTAGGTGCCACTATTTCCAATTTATCCCTCTTGTTATCAAAAGATTTTATGAAGCTCGTGCTGATAGCATTTATGATAACGGCACCGCTGGCGTATTTCGTCATGAACTACTGGCTTGAGAATAACTTTGCCTACCGAACAGAGCTAGGCCCTGGCGTTTTCATGATAACTGGAGGACTTGCATTGTTGATAGCACTTGCCACTGTGAGCTACCAGGCAATCAGAACTGCATTAATGAACCCCGTAAAAAGTTTGCGCTATGAATAAGGGTGATTGTGATTGGTCGCATATGGGAAAGAAGATAATACTATAGCAGCAAGAAAAGGGGCATGCAAACACTGGATCACGAAAAGCAACAGTGGCTGCGTGTGGATGCTGTTTTCGCGTAATTATGGGACCTACAGCCTCACTTAACCTGATGCCACTATGACGTTTGATCTGGAAAAATCCATTGCCGCCTGGCGGCGTTCCTATGAGGTGAACCCGGCGTTTTCCAATGACGACCTCGAAGAGCTTGAGAACAGTCTGCGCGACCGTGTCGAAGACGCCAAAGGAAAAGGCATTTCCGAGAAAAAAGCATTCTATATGGCGATCGAGCGTATAGGGTCAATGGGTTCAGCAGAGCAGGAGTACAAAAAAGTGTACTGGGGCAAAGTGCAGCGAGAAAACCGGTTGAAAGATGAGTTGCTCCTCAAAATGGCCTTGATAAAAAGCTATGTGAAGGTTGCCTTTCGCAACTTGCACCGAAACCTTGCCTATTCAGTCATCAACGTGTTGGGCCTTGCTGTTGGTATGGCCTCCTGCTTGCTCATTGGCCTGTACGTGGGTGACGAACTGAGTTACGATGAATTCCATGCTGCTGCCGAGCGCATCCAGGTCATGGGGGTAGGGCACAGGCACTTCGGGCGCAGCATGGCTACACCCTATCCGCTTGCGTCTGTAGTGGAAGAAAATGTGCCTGCAGTTGACCGTGCTGTGAGAACTTTAGGGCGTGGAGAAATCGTTGTACGTCGACCCGACCATGCAATGACTGCCAAGCGCCACCTCCTTCTGGTTGACCAACCTTTTTTCGAAGTCTTCGACTTTGCCCTGATTCGGGGGCATCAGGAGACAGCACTTGATGCGCCGGACGCTGCTGTTATAACCCAGTCGATGGCACGTGACTTTTTTGGCGATGAGGATCCGATGGGCAAAGTGATCGAGGTAGAGTTTGGTGATGTGGCACACACACTCGTTGTGCGCGGTCTTACAGAAGACGTGCCCCGGCAGTCCACGATTCAATTCGACATCCTGGTCCCGCTCAGCCTGTTGAACGCTGCACAGCGCGATCCAGAAGGGTGGGGTAAGCGGATGTTCATGACCTACGCGCTCCTGAACCAGCCTATGCTGCCCGACACGCTGGCCGCGCAAGTGCAGCGCGCAGCTGGAGCTATATTAAGCAATACGGACCGGCAGCCGCCTGCCTTCTTTTCGATGCCGCTCACCCAGCTCTACCTCTCAGATCAGTACAATGCCATGGGGTTTCGAGGGCAGCAGCGTTATCTATACATCTTTGGCGCTGTTGCACTG encodes:
- a CDS encoding DUF3857 domain-containing transglutaminase family protein, which codes for MRKLFFCLVALSLTAVQTYAQEVPAGIDDSFSITSMNPMMLLSQADAVIRLDNQQFEVKRRGKAVWRVHRVVTIFNKEGRDHGFIGYGYDKFRKPKKLAAQIRNAEGKVIRKLKKDEIEDYSAIANFSLYDDSRVRIARLEHSTYPYTVEYWYEMEFNGYISWPSWDPEGLGASVEHSRFEVEAPADINVRYRSEGTDIEPIIIDGGKTKTYRWEVTALRKETEDLLAALSMEIVPESQGISVKMAPETFEIEGSVGDFKSWESFGSWYYNLNAGRAVLPGVKEAEVRRLVNGITDTEERAKRIYDYFQSSTRYVSVQLGIGGWQTFDASYVAERGYGDCKALTNYLMALLDAAGIASQPALIQNSRRGSDVEKDFPNNEFNHVILMVPTPADTLWLEATSQVIPFGRIGAGNEDRYALAVSATGGELVRTPASAAAENAQVRHATVTLDEAGNATGAVSFTYKGNQQHRVTHTLVNASSRDQMAWLHDMLDIPSFKVVSADFSQVEARSLTSSITTDLELPRYAARTGSRIFLTTNLLERHTYVPPDDEHRSTPVKLSYAYRDEDVVTYSLPAGYAIEAMPEDLLLETSFARYSATHEVDGNTLVFKRMLEFTEKEIDASLFNTYRDFLIDVAKSGRAQVVLAKQ
- a CDS encoding proprotein convertase P-domain-containing protein; this translates as MSSTPQKATIAFTKIDDLIVVELNGVEVWRHGNSSTDTSPFLYELSSDSNWKANENNTVRVVAHNGPGWAQLKGSLTCNGFSLEKWDITRIGGISHTVFLDHTRVITNPLSAAPGTDYTDYFVNKADGDVFIKFTDVDDDVKVDLNGSRVVTADHIPHKIGGNPAKPPVLQQLNLSNGVNYLNVTANNKKNNFVARLKGRLFQTGSEDNAFHNWDIGPDSQKIGEFHNEDLVIFCLKNGAVTVAGEAGTGNEIQDNTTQTYTAQVEDNLTTSDVLVRMDVSHPYTSDLEINLQHPDGQTVKLFEHSSTGRSAGGIQGTVFGDSAAKAITAGKPPYTGYFKPVSPLSAFAGKNAKGTWKLTIKDKANADHGTLKWWSLYLIP
- a CDS encoding helix-turn-helix transcriptional regulator produces the protein MLTRELAGASAKPLILSILADGESYGYAILQRIEKLSSGELSWDDGTLYPVLHRLENQGLLISTWRKAEDSRRRRKYYNITEKGLQALDREKNQWLRVDAVFAQLWGLQPRLT
- a CDS encoding ABC transporter permease, producing MSFDLENSIAAWRRAYEVNTAFSDEDVEELEGSLRDRIESLVNLGKTEKDAFGIAIKRIGSSSSSEKEYKKVYWGKLKRQHKLTDELKWRVSMLKNYIKVALRALQRQKGYSFLNISGLSVGLACAFLLVFWIQDELSYDRFHENGDQIYRVMRHARFSNQVYTANDIPLKVAHVLADEYPEVESTVLMTRPEYLLFKRGELMANENGRHAGPQFFEMFSWDLIRGEPSQVLKDPLSIVISASLAEKYFGSDWVERGDIIGKTIHVDNRQDFTVTGVFDDIPLNSSTRFDFVLPIEDYIRRSSGLDAWDNSSLRLFIQLREETNVAALGQKIIRIQDDHLDHSQFRSELFLQSYEDQHLYSNYENGVLSVSRVEYNIRIFGIVAFMVVLIACINFMNLSTARSVNRSKEIGVRKAIGAERRALIWQFMGESMLLVFAGVLLAMVLVLVALPAFNGLTEKSIDISDLRGSTLLLFAGIGTLTALIAGTYPALYLSSFSAVNILRGTFRLTGGSAQLRKGLVVFQFSMSILLIVGTVTIYQQIRYINSKHLGLDRENIVYTYMEEGIGKQFSTVKEELLQRPGIVSVTSASENPLEVRSNTHNFSWPGKDPDSEIPVHVISASLDFLEVMKMELVTGRDFDPDYGMESTKFIVNEEAVRAMGDDDPIGKQISLWGEMGEIVGVVKDFHMASLYAEIKPTVIQHRTARWLFLRTEAGRTPEAIAGLKEVYDQFGAAYPLEYQFLDDSFRQAYHGELVIGKLAGYFSGFALFIASLGLFGLVSFVAQQRTREMGIRKVLGATISNLSLLLSKDFMKLVLIAFMITAPLAYFVMNYWLENNFAYRTELGPGVFMITGGLALLIALATVSYQAIRTALMNPVKSLRYE